CGAGAAATGTAAAGTACGGGCCTGCCTCAGAAAAAGAGTACTTGACCTTCCCGCCATGAATGCATAGAATAGTAGCATGAAGAAAGATAAGACATTATTCGAACTCCAGTCAGACGTCTGTAAGACCCTTGCAAGTCCGAAGAGGATCGAGATCCTGAACGCGTTGAAGGAAGGCGAAAAGACGGTGAGCGAGCTTGTCGAAATCTTAGGCGTCCCCAAGGCCAACGTGTCACAGCATCTCGCTGTCATGAGATACAAGGGGATCCTGAAATCGAGAAGAGAGGGCATCAATATCTACTATAGCGTCGCGAACCCGAAGGTTATAGAGGCCTGTTCCCTCATGAAGGATGTCCTCATGGAGACCATGAAGGAAAAAGGCGATCTCGCCGAGGCCGCTTCAAAATCCTAAAAAAATTTCTCCCACATATGCAAATATCATTATATATGCATGG
This portion of the Thermodesulfovibrionales bacterium genome encodes:
- a CDS encoding metalloregulator ArsR/SmtB family transcription factor; translation: MKKDKTLFELQSDVCKTLASPKRIEILNALKEGEKTVSELVEILGVPKANVSQHLAVMRYKGILKSRREGINIYYSVANPKVIEACSLMKDVLMETMKEKGDLAEAASKS